A window of the Hypomesus transpacificus isolate Combined female chromosome 8, fHypTra1, whole genome shotgun sequence genome harbors these coding sequences:
- the htr5ab gene encoding 5-hydroxytryptamine (serotonin) receptor 5A, genome duplicate b yields the protein MTHPNASGVSSNISDTLDGLGSGNFYRPFSVFSVLTLTLLAMLVVATFVWNLLVLLTILRVRTFHRVPHNLVASMAISDVMVAALVMPLSLVHELNGRLWKLGRVLCQVWISFDVLCCTASIWNVTAIALDRYWSITRHLEYTLKTRKRISNVMIALTWLLSSVISLSPLFGWGETYSEGALECQVSQEPSYTIFSTFGAFYLPLCVVLFVYWKIYKAAKFRIGSRKNNTITPMAEVKEASRQPQMVFNVRHATVTFQTDGDTWREQKEKKAALMVGILIGVFVLCWIPFFITELIVPLCSCYIPPIWKSIFLWLGYSNSFFNPLIYTAFNKNYNNALRNLFSRQR from the exons ATGACGCACCCCAACGCCAGCGGCGTGAGCTCCAACATCAGCGACACCTTGGACGGCCTGGGCTCTGGCAACTTCTACCGTCCCTTCTCTGTGTTCAGCGTGTTGACGCTCACGCTGCTCGCCATGCTGGTGGTGGCCACGTTCGTGTGGAACCTCCTGGTGCTGTTGACCATCTTGAGGGTACGGACCTTCCACCGCGTGCCCCACAACCTGGTGGCGTCCATGGCGATCTCGGATGTGATGGTGGCGGCGCTCGTGATGCCCCTCAGCCTGGTCCATGAGCTGAACGGGCGTCTGTGGAAACTGGGCAGGGTCCTCTGCCAGGTGTGGATCTCCTTCGACGTCCTCTGCTGCACGGCCAGCATCTGGAACGTCACCGCCATTGCCCTGGACCGCTATTGGTCGATCACCAGGCACCTGGAATACACTCTGAAAACCAGGAAGAGGATTTCCAACGTGATGATCGCCCTCACCTGGCTTCTGTCCTCGGTCATCTCCCTGTCGCCACTCTTTGGCTGGGGGGAGACTTACTCTGAGGGGGCGTTGGAATGCCAGGTGAGCCAGGAGCCTTCCTATACCATCTTCTCCACCTTCGGAGCTTTCTACCTGCcgctgtgtgtggtgctgtttgTCTACTGGAAGATCTACAAGGCTGCCAAGTTTCGCATCGGCTCGCGCAAGAACAACACCATCACGCCCATGGCTGAG GTGAAGGAGGCCTCCCGGCAGCCCCAGATGGTCTTCAACGTCCGCCACGCCACCGTTACATTCCAGACAGACGGCGACACGTGGCGCgagcagaaggagaagaaggcgGCCCTCATGGTGGGCATCCTCATCGGGGTCTTCGTCCTGTGCTGGATCCCCTTCTTCATCACGGAGCTCATCGTGCCCCTCTGCTCCTGTTACATCCCGCCCATCTGGAAGAGCATCTTCCTCTGGCTGGGCTACTCCAACTCTTTCTTCAACCCGCTCATCTACACGGCCTTCAACAAGAACTACAACAACGCTCTGAGGAACCTGTTCTCTCGCCAGCgttga
- the insig1 gene encoding insulin-induced gene 1 protein, protein MPRLEDHCWSCSCASRLESTKNLSGANWVASKAEEMMSIITSVLSNAYGSLHNVRTTNLIRRGLVLFTVGVFLALVLNLLQVQRNVTLFPEEVMTTLFSSAWWIPPCCGTAAAVVGLLYPCIDSHLGEPHKFKREWASVMRCIAVFVGINHASAKLDFANNVQLSLTLAALSLGLWWTFDRSRSGFGLGITTAFLATVITQLLVYNGVYQYTSPDFLYVRSWLPCIFFSGGVTVGNIGRQLAMGGGEKPHMD, encoded by the exons ATGCCAAGACTTGAAGACCACTGTTGGAGCTGCTCCTGTGCATCAAGGCTAGAATCTACCAAGAATTTATCAGGAGCAAACTGGGTCGCGTCAAAGGCCGAAGAAATGATGTCCATAATAACGTCAGTACTCAGCAATGCCTACGGGTCTCTACATAACGTCAGAACAACAAACTTGATTCGGCGGGGTCTCGTCCTTTTCACCGTTGGAGTATTTCTTGCATTGGTGTTGAACTTGCTGCAAGTACAAAGAAATGTCACGTTGTTTCCTGAAGAGGTGATGACAACTTTGTTCTCATCTGCCTGGTGGATCCCACCTTGCTGTGGCACAGCGGCTG CTGTTGTTGGCCTGTTGTATCCCTGCATAGACAGCCATCTTGGAGAGCCTCACAAGTTCAAGAGGGAGTGGGCCAGCGTCATGAGATGCATCGCAGTGTTTGTCGGCATCAACCACGCCAGTGCT AAACTCGACTTTGCCAATAATGTGCAGCTGTCTCTCACCCTTGCGGCCCTGTCCCTGGGCCTGTGGTGGACGTTTGACCGTTCCAGGAGCGGCTTTGGTCTGGGCATCACCACCGCCTTCCTGGCCACTGTCATCACCCAGCTGCTGGTCTACAATGGTGTTTATCA GTACACATCCCCAGATTTCCTGTATGTACGGTCCTGGCTCCCATGCATATTCTTCTCTGGGGGAGTGACTGTTGGTAACATTGGACGGCAGCTAGCAATG GGTGGTGGTGAGAAGCCTCACATGGACTGA